One Aegilops tauschii subsp. strangulata cultivar AL8/78 chromosome 2, Aet v6.0, whole genome shotgun sequence genomic window, GGGctaggcgccggatgtccggggtcgtTGGGCCGGATATCCGAGGCCAGGCCGGATATCCGGGCCCTGTAGCATTGCGGCTGCTGGGCTGCTGCTGTGTGGGCatcttcaggggccggatgtccggggccatggccggatgtccgggaccTGGAAGTTGCTCTCGGTTCTTTCCGCGTTCCTCTTCACCCTTGTACTTTGggacttgtccgtcttcacgtgcatcctcaAAGGGGGCCTTCTTGGTACCTAATCATGCACAACATTTCGGACTTacgtagtagccatgtctcgagtgggtcATATGGAATATCACtaaggagagatgtcacctcggtctcgagagctctagctcgtccTCGTGTCATCGGTCCTTTTGGAACTTGGTGAGAaaatggtaggtccatggggatgaccgtaggatgctctaCATTAATACATGCCGGACAAcccaagtgttccggagcagtagcgaACTATCATGgttcagtggaagcactaggagacagtACTAGGAAAATGCTCACGCTACTGGTAATTACCAGTAGCGTCTGTTTTGAAGCCCACGCTGCTACTGGTATAAAGCGCGCTACTAGTACGACTTAGCAGCAGCGTGGGTTTCCAGAGGGCACGCTATTGATAAGTTAGCCACACTACACCACCCTATCAAAAAATATTAGCACCGCGGGTTTTAGACCCACACTACTACTGAATGGATGGTTGTAGCACCTGTCATACACCCTGCGCTACCGCTAGCCTAATCCCACGCCGGACCACACCCCCGATCCATTCCCACAGCCCACCAACCGTCCCAGTCTACTCCCACACCCCACCCACCCCCGATCCAGATCCTCTGATCCACCTCGTCTCCTCTCCTCTATCGGCCTCACttccacctcctctcctctcctctgccGCCAGGATCCCCTCCCCGTTCTTCTCTGATTGATGTCGTCCCCGTCTCTTCCCCTCTCCGATCCATGGCGGGATCCTCTGCCGTGTACACGTTCTGCAGGCCGCACGCGCGCGCAGCCTTCCTCCACCACCCGGCCGACCAGGCCCATCGCGGCGACCAGCCCGGGCTGCTCCCCGCCACGGCGGGGTGGCGCGGTGACCCCGAGGGCGAGCCTAGTGGCGGCGCGGACGGCGATGGAGGAGGCGGTGTACGAGGTGGTGCTGCGGCAGGCCGCGCTGGTGGAGGATCTGCAGGGGCGCGGGGCGGCACGGGAGGCTGAGGCGGGCAGGCGTCGGTGGCGGGATGAGCAGCTGGAGCAGAAGGGCAATGTCGAGCTCGGCATACAGGTAGTAGAATTTTGCCATGGAATAATTAATGATCCCTCAGAAATATGGAAAACATGTAGTGGGATTGGTGATGAATTACCATTGTATTTAGTCAATATCATGCAATCGGGGATGTCAGCAAGGGAGACGTTGTTTCATATGGGCAGCACAACAGCCACAACGGTGTTGCCGTTCTCCACCATGACTCTGTTCTGTTCCTCACGTGTACATCGCTAGCACATGGACGATGTTTGGCTGCAACCCCTACTATGGCTAGCATAAGAGAATATCCAGAAACAATCAATCACACAAATAAGATGAGAGTGTATCAGGCATGTCCTCTTGATTGCACATTGGCGTCTGCCTGCAGAAGCTGCTTTTGCGCTGACGGGATTGGGGTCGTGATGGTACCTTCAATTTGGAATCTTGTTGTAGCAGGAGAGCGGAGCAGGTTAGTAACTTCACCAGTTCCCCGGCTCACGTGCATTCTGGTCCATAAATTTTTAGGGTAGTACAGAATGGAAAAGTGTGTACAAGTTGGTGTACAAACTTCATTTTCTTTTGAAGCATATGAATTAATTGATTGCTGAACTTTGTAGTTAAGAAATTGCTAGCTCTCTCCCTGCAAAAGAAAAGGAAGTAGCTAGCTCTACGCTAAGCGTGTATTGAGATCTTCCGACAATGCTAGGCTTTCGAGGTTTCCTCTTTAAATTAAGGGTGCAATTCTTGCTTCTGATCATTACAATTACTTACCGTAATTTCTTTTTCAACCAGCAAAATGTAGGGAAAATCCCTACGGTAGTTTTCAATTTATCATAAACTAGTGGGTACATAAAAAAGGAGCAAAGGCTCAGTTAGGTTACATTAGGAGCCATGAAAATTAACTAAAAAGGTAAAAACGGAGGAGAGGGTCCAGTGAGTAGCTGGGTCCCTAGCAACCAAAAGAAAAAAGAGCAAAACAGAGACCAATTACTTACTGTTAATTGTCTTATCTTGTGTTGTACGTCATGCAATTTTCTGTTCAGCTAACTGCTTGACCAGTATTAATTATTTAGTAGGCTATATTAGTAATTTGATTTTTCTTGTTTTGTGCAGTTTGGAGAAATTCATGGTTATTTACCGTTTCGAGTTAGATTTATTCCATTTGAAATGAGGTACGTACTAACCTTCTTCTTGGCTGTATCATATATCTTTGTTGTTTTGGTCAAACTAGCATAAACTTTTAATGTTGATGTGTTTCCGCCCAACTCATACAGTAAACCATGATACTTACTTGATTTGCATTGGTTTAACTTTCGAGGACAGACGTTTCCCTTTCACACTAGTAGCGATTGATTTGCTCCATCCAGGGAGGCCTGCATTATGCAAAATGTCTATATCAGCTAGAGAAGTAGTGGCAATCAGTAAATATTTATATTTATCTGTGGTTAATCCTTCCTTATTTAAAATATTTATTCGTTAAATGTTGGCGGGCAGGGCATATATACTTGATTGGGTATACGGAATCTCAATTTTGGCGCACATGATCTTACTAGCTTCTAAATCCGCTCAGCTGTACTGATGATGGTGTGTTTGCTACTCACACATTTTATCCAAAGGATCCTTGTGTCAAAGCGGTGGCCAGTTCTAGGTTGCTGGTATGTATTTTCACACCATATGTATGCTTGTGCTTACCTCCATATGTATGCTTGTGCTTACCCCCATCCTCCTCGGCACATTCAGTCAAAATTTGACCAAATACTGAAGATGGTGAACTTGTGGGTGCTACGTGCCATGCATCTTGGCCAATCTCAGGGAAATAATCAGTAAAGGCAGCAGTGTTTAGTTGTCCGCCACAGAGATTCGTCGGCGATATTAATTAGTATATCTCGGCCCATTGTTCTTGCTAATGAAGACTGTTACCAACATTAATTATCCTTTCCTGTGTCTCAAAACTATCAACCTGACTCATAGAATGATTTTTTTCTTTAGGATTCatgttttttctttttattatacATTACAATGAGTTCATTGTATTCAGTTTCTTTACAAGTTCATGCAACTGAGCTATTTGTAGAAGGAGGGGAGCTGGCCTTCTTCACGTCTCGGGGCAGTGTCTTCCTTGGATTCAACAAGGAGGGGACCCGGCCTTCTCACGCCTCGTGCAACAAGTATGGACAAGCCTCTGGTTGTTACTATTGATTCATGTGCATGTgctaaaaagaaagaaaatactcTACTGGATTTGAACGAGGACGCGAACTAATAAGTGTTTACTTCCCCGACGTGGGCGCAGGGGTGATTGACGCGGACTATCACAACGAGCTATGTGCCGTGCTCTTCAACCACTCGGAGGCGGACTTCACCGTGAAGCTTGGAGACTGCATCGCGCAGATGATCGTCCAGGTGATTGCGACGCCAGAGGTCACCGAGGTGGAGGGCCTCAATGCCACTGCCCGGAGGGAGGGAGGGTTCGTGTCCAACGGCGTTTGAACTCCGAGCCTTGGTAGATACATCTAGAGAAGTTGTCTGGTTGTTTGCGTCTGATGTTAAATGGGATCTCGTGATCCCTTGGAGTTGAGATGTTCAATGTTGCAGCCATGAACGCTGGAAGTGCTAAACTGGTTCTGTGACCTTAGTTTATTTTGCATTGGATGTGTCTTGATTTCCATCCATGAATATTGCATctgaattttattttatttttaattcCAAATTAGTTAGCTGTAACGTGGGGTGGAAATGGAGCGCTACTATTACATACAATAGTAGTAGCATAGGTGGAAAATGGAGCGGTGCTAGTACTTAGGATAGTAGTAGCGTAGGTGGAAAATGAGCGCTACTAGTACTTAGATAGCTGTAGGGCAGGTGGAAAATGAGCGCTACTAGTACTTAGATAGCTGTAGGGCGGGGAAAAACGCGCTATTGCTAAAATTTAGCTGTAGCGTCGTAGCAGTAGTGCGGGAACCCACGCTACTGGTATGTAAAAAATCTACACTACTGCTAgtgttttccctagtagtgagacatttccccataaggaaggctatcaagaataaacaactaggtgtcggatcccacacataccaatgcatttcaaacatacacacaatatgcacGATATGTGtagatacaacatggcatcacaacataactctacaaACTCAAGTATTTATTTAGAAGGCTCTGaagagccatacataacatgatattacaaacaggggtcacatgacccatcattcaaagcatacaagcaacggaggCATAACATGTCTTAGtgcagacaactacaaatgaaaagggctgagaagcctgactatctacaagaccctcccaagggtacaagatcgaaGCTAAGGGAACAACCTACTTGTCGAAGTCCATGCGAAACTACTAGTGAGAGCGAGGTCTCCtatgcaaaaacataaattaagcaaacgtgagtacaaaggtactcatcaagacttacatcagattcTATCACACATGCATTAGTATCAAGAGGGGTATTGTGGGGTTTGggtgcagcaagccagctttgactcagtggctatcatGTTCTACGACTATGAGTAACTTCTTTGAGATGAgaaagcgcacacgagtccactaatcaccacatcAATACACTGTTATGGATTCTAtcccgtctccctatgagaaggccatccatagcactcacacttgacttgagcattttagagtatccacttcaaatTGTCTATGTACCATATAAGTATCCTAGTAGTCCATATCCGAGGACGCGACTATTCGAATAGttcatgttaaccctgcaggggtgtacttcttcacacacgctctcgccacttaccgccatgtacacgtcatgtatcaccgcaaccttcaagcggaagcatGGCGAGGGTGtcagccacgacctgactaaccacacaagactctactACAGGTTTATCGCCTATCTGAGGTCGAACCCGCAAGGGAAGTCCGGCCGAAGTTTTCATCACGGTCCCAAatgatgtgagcagggttcccaagcccaccatctgATTGCCACTTGGTACATcatgccactgtgcctagtctgtcccaagtccaccctgccgggtgccacttggtagaaaaatagcactacctacaaacaccaaaaactagttgcaactcttAGACAGAGATCAAGGCAGTTAATAGGAcaagaggggtcgagttaccggaacccaatgtgtggtagtagctagtcttGGACAACATACACATAACTCAGTTCTTAAGGATggtcccaatgagacaacccaccatgtactcctacatggcctctcactgctaccattaccaaatcgtgttcacacacttaactctcatCATGGGAACATGTCATAGCACTCCAATCCATTCCCAATGAATTGGACCTggcacaactctaagcaatagtaGGCATGGCACGGTAGGAACAACAACATGGCTCAAttaactcctacacatgctagtgggtttcaactatttactatggcaatgacaggtcatgcagaggaatgggttcaactaccgcggcataaagtagcagttgaatcgttgttgtcctgaagcaataaaagagagcaggagcaagaTAGTGGGTTGTACCGGAATACTCAAAGGGGGTTTGCTTTCCTGTAATATTAGTAGGGGGAACTGCTCCttagacaggtactctggaacggTCTTCGCAGTAGGACCAATCAAGAAGGATGGTGCCGACAATCAATACAAAAACAAATGCCACCATATTATGCATGATCATGATATGTCAAGAATGATATGTGTTGCACTAGTGCATCCAGCAACAATTTAAATGAAGTCCATATGATCCAAGGGTTCATATGGAAACTCCATATtaagcatttaaaatgccattatcatgttttcacttatacagtaggtacaagttgctttgtcatgcatgaaaatggtacagatggatagattgaatttttctaataatttttcatatataaattatttcaatctgagctatggttgattttctatgattttttttaagttttgctaattttctggaatttcctgagtaattttaaatccagaaaatgaattactgcgtcagcactgcgtcagcaggtcaacaacgcagaccaggtcaaacctgacgtgtgggtccacacgtcagtgacacagggtTTAAACAGGGGGTAATTTAGCCTAACTAAAAGATTAGGGCGCCAGGGCCCACTATTAGCGTCAGGGGTTTAATTGAACGGTGATTAGCCCTAAGCTAATCACCTGACAGGCAGGACCCACGGGTCGATGGTACGGGCGGCGGCTCATCGATGGCGACCACTGGTCGCGGCGGAGTCTGCGCTGGAGGCCACGGGAGCGGCGGTTGGGAGCACCGGGGCGTAGCCCGGGCTCGGCCGCACCCAGGGAAGGAGGTGGGTGGCCGCGGGGTGACCGGAGCTCGCCGGAACAGAGCTCGCGGCGGTGGTGGCTGGAGTACGGCCAAGGCTCGGCGGTTGCTATGGGCCGTGGGGAGGCTAGCTGAGGGGCTTTGCGGTACCCTCGTGGCACGAGGAAGACGATGACGCGCTCGGGAGGAGTTGGTTCGAGCTCAAGCCCCg contains:
- the LOC109742269 gene encoding uncharacterized protein isoform X2; protein product: MSSPSLPLSDPWRDPLPCTRSAGRTRAQPSSTTRPTRPIAATSPGCSPPRRGGAVTPRASLVAARTAMEEAVYEVVLRQAALVEDLQGRGAAREAEAGRRRWRDEQLEQKGNVELGIQFGEIHGYLPFRVRFIPFEMSCTDDGVFATHTFYPKDPCVKAVASSRLLEGSWPSSRLGAVSSLDSTRRGPGLLTPRATRVIDADYHNELCAVLFNHSEADFTVKLGDCIAQMIVQVIATPEVTEVEGLNATARREGGFVSNGV
- the LOC109742269 gene encoding uncharacterized protein isoform X1: MSSPSLPLSDPWRDPLPCTRSAGRTRAQPSSTTRPTRPIAATSPGCSPPRRGGAVTPRASLVAARTAMEEAVYEVVLRQAALVEDLQGRGAAREAEAGRRRWRDEQLEQKGNVELGIQFGEIHGYLPFRVRFIPFEMSCTDDGVFATHTFYPKDPCVKAVASSRLLKEGSWPSSRLGAVSSLDSTRRGPGLLTPRATRVIDADYHNELCAVLFNHSEADFTVKLGDCIAQMIVQVIATPEVTEVEGLNATARREGGFVSNGV
- the LOC109742269 gene encoding uncharacterized protein isoform X3, yielding MSSPSLPLSDPWRDPLPCTRSAGRTRAQPSSTTRPTRPIAATSPGCSPPRRGGAVTPRASLVAARTAMEEAVYEVVLRQAALVEDLQGRGAAREAEAGRRRWRDEQLEQKGNVELGIQKEGSWPSSRLGAVSSLDSTRRGPGLLTPRATRVIDADYHNELCAVLFNHSEADFTVKLGDCIAQMIVQVIATPEVTEVEGLNATARREGGFVSNGV
- the LOC109742269 gene encoding uncharacterized protein isoform X4; the encoded protein is MSSPSLPLSDPWRDPLPCTRSAGRTRAQPSSTTRPTRPIAATSPGCSPPRRGGAVTPRASLVAARTAMEEAVYEVVLRQAALVEDLQGRGAAREAEAGRRRWRDEQLEQKGNVELGIQEGSWPSSRLGAVSSLDSTRRGPGLLTPRATRVIDADYHNELCAVLFNHSEADFTVKLGDCIAQMIVQVIATPEVTEVEGLNATARREGGFVSNGV